A section of the Oncorhynchus tshawytscha isolate Ot180627B linkage group LG09, Otsh_v2.0, whole genome shotgun sequence genome encodes:
- the LOC112258308 gene encoding early growth response protein 1, whose translation MAAAKTEMLLSALQTSDPLGFPYSPMDSYPKLEELMLLHSAGTTFLSASTPEGVGFGTGETGDSYEHLNGDTLPDISIGCDKSFIDQTYSTPRLPSISYTGRFTLEPATSCSNSLWAEPLYSLVSGLIGMSQPPTSVPPCSSAAPVSSSSHTMSCSVQIGDSNPIYSAAPTYSSVSPNLFPDSNQSFPSPSNTSVQYPPPTYASSKTCSSNMALPMIPDYLFPHQQGEISLLPPDQKPFQSQSIQQQLSLTPLSTIKAFATQTGSQDRKGSYQSPPVKPNRMRKYPNRQCKTPPHERPYACPVETCDRRFSRSDELTRHIRIHTGQRPFQCRICMRNFSRSDHLTTHIRTHTGEKPFACDICGRKFARSDERKRHTKIHLRQAKDRKVEKAGPTPMAIPSPVSGYSSPSTSYPSPNSSYSSPVLSSYPSPAPSCYSSPVHSSYGSPSVNTMYSSASSTFQTQVSTSYGSPTNIYISQVGTPQSKLQSTLSPKNIDIC comes from the exons ATGGCTGCAGCCAAGACAGAGATGCTCCTCTCAGCTCTGCAGACATCAGACCCACTAGGCTTCCCCTACTCTCCCATGGACAGCTACCCCAAGCTGGAGGAGCTGATGTTGCTCCACTCAGCAGGGACCACATTCCTGTCTGCCTCCACACCAGAAGGTGTAGGCTTTGGGACCGGGGAAACAGGAGACTCATACGAACATCTGAATGGAG ATACATTACCTGACATCTCTATCGGCTGTGACAAGTCTTTCATCGACCAGACCTACTCAACCCCTCGCCTGCCCTCCATCTCCTACACAGGGAGGTTCACCCTGGAGCCTGCAACCAGCTGCAGCAACAGCCTGTGGGCAGAGCCATTATACAGCCTGGTCAGTGGGCTGATAGGCATGTCCCAACCGCCCACCTCAGTTCCCCCGTGCTCCTCTGCTGCTCCGGTCAGCTCCTCCTCACACACCATGAGCTGCTCTGTCCAAATTGGTGATTCCAACCCCATCTACTCAGCTGCACCCACCTATTCTAGTGTTAGCCCTAACCTCTTCCCTGACTCTAACCAGTCCTTCCCCAGCCCGTCAAACACCTCAGTCCAGTACCCACCACCCACCTACGCCAGCAGCAAGACCTGCTCCTCCAACATGGCTCTGCCCATGATCCCAGACTACCTGTTCCCCCATCAGCAGGGTGAGATCAGCCTGCTTCCCCCCGACCAGAAGCCTTTCCAGTCTCAGAGCATCCAGCAGCAGCTCTCCCTCACACCCCTGTCCACCATAAAGGCTTTCGCCACACAGACTGGCTCTCAGGATCGTAAAGGTTCCTACCAGTCTCCGCCGGTTAAGCCCAACCGCATGCGCAAGTACCCCAACCGCCAGTGCAAGACCCCGCCCCACGAGCGCCCCTACGCCTGCCCCGTGGAGACGTGCGACCGCCGTTTCTCCCGCTCAGATGAGCTGACACGCCACATCCGCATCCACACGGGCCAGAGACCCTTCCAGTGCCGCATCTGCATGCGCAACTTCAGCCGCAGCGATCACCTGACCACACACATCCGCACGCACACCGGCGAGAAGCCCTTCGCCTGCGACATCTGCGGCCGCAAGTTTGCCCGCAGTGATGAGCGCAAAAGGCACACCAAGATCCACCTGAGGCAGGCAAAGGACAGAAAGGTGGAGAAGGCAGGGCCCACCCCCATGGCCATCCCCTCCCCAGTCTCAGGGTACTCCTCCCCCTCCACATCATACCCCTCTCCTAACTCCTCTTACTCATCTCCAGTGCTGTCTTCATACCCCTCCCCAGCGCCCTCCTGCTATTCCTCCCCAGTGCACAGCTCTTATGGCTCCCCATCAGTCAACACCATGTACTCCTCAGCCTCCAGTACATTTCAGACACAGGTTTCCACCTCATACGGCTCCCCCACAAACATTTACATCTCCCAAGTGGGCACTCCTCAGTCAAAACTGCAGTCCACACTCTCTCCAAAAAACATTGATATCTGCTAA